A stretch of the Oscillospiraceae bacterium genome encodes the following:
- the thyA gene encoding thymidylate synthase — protein sequence MSRADTIFIQNCRNILENGVWDNDYPVRPKWEDGAPAHTVKLFGITNRYDLSKEFPIMTIRRTAMKSSLDELLWIWQKKSNNISDLNSHIWDQWADEYGTIGKAYGYQLAQKHKYKEGMFDQVDRVIYDLKNNPHSRRIITNIYNHTDLSEMRLYPCAYSVTFNVSGNILNMILNQRSQDMLVANNWNVVQYSLLLIMMARVSGLVPGTLLHVIADAHIYDRHIPMIKELIEKSPYEAPELWIDPEVNDFYSFNSESFKLTDYKYHPFDIKIPVAE from the coding sequence ATGAGCAGAGCGGATACGATTTTTATACAAAACTGCCGAAATATACTTGAAAATGGCGTATGGGACAACGATTACCCGGTTCGCCCCAAATGGGAAGACGGCGCTCCCGCTCACACCGTTAAGCTTTTTGGCATAACAAACAGATACGACCTTTCAAAGGAATTTCCGATTATGACAATAAGGCGTACCGCCATGAAATCGTCTCTCGACGAGCTTTTATGGATCTGGCAGAAAAAATCGAACAACATCTCCGACCTTAACAGTCATATATGGGATCAATGGGCCGATGAATACGGCACGATCGGAAAAGCATACGGATATCAGCTCGCCCAGAAGCATAAATACAAAGAAGGAATGTTCGATCAGGTTGACAGGGTTATATATGACCTGAAAAACAATCCTCACAGCCGAAGGATAATCACAAATATATATAATCACACCGATCTGTCCGAAATGCGGCTTTATCCTTGCGCATACAGCGTGACCTTTAATGTGTCCGGAAATATATTAAATATGATTTTAAATCAGCGCAGTCAGGATATGCTTGTCGCTAATAACTGGAACGTTGTACAATACTCGCTTTTGCTTATAATGATGGCGCGTGTCAGCGGGCTGGTTCCAGGCACGCTTCTGCATGTTATCGCGGATGCTCATATATATGACCGCCATATCCCGATGATAAAAGAGCTTATTGAAAAGAGTCCGTATGAAGCTCCGGAGCTTTGGATTGATCCCGAAGTAAATGATTTTTACAGTTTTAACTCCGAAAGCTTCAAGCTTACGGATTATAAATATCATCCGTTTGACATAAAAATTCCTGTCGCGGAATAA
- a CDS encoding S-layer homology domain-containing protein, which yields MVYYIKNIQVKKMLSIPAKKYIKFMVSATLAVSIVTMSSLGSFATNPPVNAALSSTVTDGAPLCAPSVTVSNFTDVSESDWFYSYLEPLIDDKIFLGTSETSFEPDELLSAVQLFALITRYLGIEDRASEARSALITAGAEGADLWYSGYVKLLADGGILSDSDYGIKISGETVAISPEAERQLDARISRAETAKLLSLSFELDSLHAPNGNTLNSCTLYPQISLYGHEYIRGGMYPSAELEKYASLIKDYCSIPESSRLYVLKCYYDGIFNGDENGCFNPGDPLKRCEAAKLIAAIIYRNLRASADLRENSTKFSEDDYTYDSNGVKQLKPEALEKLLDACRNFFTIESGTKNELVINAKSTLPEGYTCEILVSRYLYGRNYRAYHFGLSIKDSASDDTAANKRVLLAYQGVPCEATVLIMLRNQLDSGEIEAVSEYRIGKDLSVKLLSRQTRSAV from the coding sequence GTGGTATACTACATAAAAAATATTCAGGTGAAAAAGATGCTTTCAATACCGGCAAAAAAATATATTAAATTTATGGTATCGGCAACTCTTGCCGTTTCAATCGTTACAATGTCCTCTTTGGGTTCGTTTGCTACGAATCCTCCAGTCAACGCTGCCTTATCTTCCACCGTTACTGACGGCGCGCCTTTGTGTGCGCCGTCAGTAACGGTTTCGAATTTTACTGATGTTTCGGAGTCGGACTGGTTTTATTCGTATTTAGAGCCGCTTATCGATGACAAAATCTTTCTTGGGACATCAGAAACATCCTTTGAACCGGATGAATTGCTCAGCGCGGTGCAGCTGTTCGCACTGATCACGAGATATCTCGGCATTGAAGACAGAGCGTCTGAAGCGCGCAGTGCGCTTATAACAGCCGGCGCCGAAGGAGCTGACCTGTGGTATTCCGGATATGTAAAGCTGCTTGCGGACGGAGGTATTTTATCGGACAGTGATTATGGAATCAAAATTTCCGGTGAGACTGTTGCTATAAGCCCGGAAGCGGAAAGGCAGCTTGACGCGAGAATAAGCAGGGCTGAAACCGCAAAACTTTTGTCATTATCGTTTGAGTTGGATTCGCTTCATGCGCCGAACGGGAATACTCTCAATAGCTGTACGCTTTATCCTCAGATATCGTTGTACGGACATGAATATATACGCGGCGGAATGTATCCGTCCGCGGAGCTTGAAAAATATGCTTCACTTATAAAGGATTACTGTTCGATCCCCGAATCCTCCCGTCTGTATGTCCTTAAATGCTACTATGACGGAATATTTAACGGAGACGAAAACGGATGCTTCAATCCCGGCGATCCGTTAAAGCGCTGTGAAGCGGCAAAGCTTATCGCTGCAATAATTTACCGTAATTTAAGAGCGTCCGCTGATCTGCGCGAAAATTCAACGAAATTTTCAGAAGATGATTATACATACGACTCAAACGGAGTGAAGCAATTAAAACCGGAGGCTCTGGAAAAGCTTCTTGACGCGTGCAGGAATTTCTTTACTATTGAAAGCGGAACAAAAAACGAGCTTGTTATAAACGCCAAAAGTACTTTGCCAGAAGGATATACCTGCGAAATCCTCGTTTCACGTTATCTATATGGCAGGAACTACCGCGCATATCATTTTGGGCTTTCAATCAAGGACAGCGCGTCTGACGATACCGCGGCGAATAAAAGAGTGTTGCTTGCTTATCAGGGCGTTCCCTGTGAAGCGACTGTGCTGATAATGCTTCGCAATCAGCTTGACAGCGGTGAAATAGAGGCCGTATCGGAATACAGAATCGGCAAGGATTTGTCTGTAAAGCTGCTTTCAAGACAAACGAGGTCCGCAGTATAA
- a CDS encoding trypsin-like peptidase domain-containing protein: MSDEIKNIKNEDQGASEAPQKENSENNVSAQPLSENEPVRSPAQTELSYGGFKNKWSYDEYEKNSRQRKLKTDFKGLKIFAAVMTMVCLVTVSCLVAVIAGGYKPVASGNQQQTETSNETQTQTPVIQIPMSVTSGTLSNKDIIKKAKPSVVGIIAVTQINGKDISKSIGSGFIIKATENDTDKRYIITNCHVVEDSTKVTVVLKDGSEYPATVVGTDSLTDIAVLHIDAEELPSVELGDSDKIEEGDPVIAIGTPAGIEFAGTSTHGMVSAINRDVKITNDSGNVIKTMTVIQIDASINPGNSGGPLLNQYGQVIGINTLKLADGYEGMGFAIPINGVIPIIEAIIKDGAVLQRPDNEFVSGRAALGVTVQNMAESDAAKYGAPLGVYVLFTTKGGAADKAGILFGDIILKFDGKEVKSGTELADLITAHKIGDVVQVEIYRGKATIDLSVTLGAATE; the protein is encoded by the coding sequence ATGTCAGACGAAATAAAAAACATTAAAAATGAAGATCAGGGCGCATCCGAAGCACCGCAAAAAGAAAATTCGGAAAACAATGTTTCGGCACAGCCGCTTTCCGAAAACGAACCCGTCCGCTCGCCGGCTCAGACAGAGCTTTCATACGGCGGATTCAAGAACAAATGGAGCTATGACGAATACGAGAAAAACAGCCGTCAACGCAAATTGAAAACGGATTTCAAGGGTCTGAAGATATTCGCTGCGGTTATGACAATGGTATGCCTTGTTACCGTGTCATGTCTTGTCGCTGTGATTGCCGGAGGATATAAACCTGTTGCTTCCGGAAATCAGCAGCAAACCGAGACAAGCAACGAAACTCAGACGCAGACACCGGTAATCCAGATTCCGATGTCTGTCACAAGCGGAACGCTTTCGAACAAGGATATAATCAAAAAAGCCAAGCCCAGTGTAGTCGGCATTATTGCCGTTACTCAAATCAACGGCAAGGACATTTCAAAAAGCATCGGCAGCGGTTTCATTATAAAAGCTACCGAAAACGATACCGACAAGAGATATATAATTACAAATTGTCATGTCGTTGAAGACAGTACAAAGGTAACCGTTGTATTAAAAGATGGTTCGGAATATCCGGCAACAGTGGTGGGAACCGACTCTCTTACTGATATTGCCGTCCTCCACATCGACGCAGAGGAGCTTCCTTCCGTAGAGCTTGGAGACTCGGACAAAATCGAAGAGGGCGACCCGGTCATCGCAATAGGAACTCCGGCAGGTATAGAATTTGCCGGTACTTCAACCCATGGTATGGTTTCCGCTATAAACCGCGACGTAAAAATTACAAACGATTCGGGTAACGTCATAAAAACAATGACCGTCATACAAATTGACGCGTCAATAAATCCGGGCAACTCGGGCGGTCCGCTTTTGAATCAATACGGACAGGTTATCGGAATAAACACTCTTAAGCTGGCTGACGGATACGAAGGCATGGGATTTGCCATTCCGATCAACGGTGTTATCCCTATAATTGAAGCTATTATCAAGGACGGAGCCGTGCTTCAGAGACCTGATAATGAGTTCGTTTCCGGACGCGCCGCTCTAGGGGTTACGGTTCAGAACATGGCAGAGAGTGATGCCGCAAAATACGGCGCGCCGCTCGGAGTATATGTACTCTTTACCACAAAGGGCGGAGCGGCCGATAAAGCCGGCATACTCTTCGGAGACATTATTCTAAAATTTGACGGCAAGGAAGTAAAGTCAGGCACAGAGCTTGCCGACCTTATTACCGCTCATAAAATTGGCGATGTCGTTCAGGTTGAGATATACCGCGGAAAAGCCACGATTGACCTGTCTGTTACGCTTGGGGCTGCCACTGAATAA